In one Halichondria panicea chromosome 4, odHalPani1.1, whole genome shotgun sequence genomic region, the following are encoded:
- the LOC135334878 gene encoding cingulin-like isoform X4 has product MTSRHSPSRNSPHTVSPASSPRSPHSKRNRGTVIVEQSLVSVKADKNDDISSRKSTGSLSHDKVHMSSLHRKSTGSSISDHQRDSRSSDSPVRSILSPHSSFLPMEHTQSTDSLTQISPPDSVHSSVSSLLDTSSSVSNLTIVTSTEDRILDELKRQIAHGALHIQQLEKKVETIPLLTVKVDELERERGKLANDLLDSQAFVDSMKQRLSLLHEQNNQLVKLAHSSGGQSAELLRNRNALVASLAQIKKLQERVDSIPTLKSQVRTMTEENSHLKDKEAELSRKFPDQLPEGVTRATYQSLIEDNTRLTENNQKISGEVRTAREQLGTVTGNLESVKKRMDKFESTRSIVVPLQQRIKRLEKEKDEIYQEYVDVKFHHQQQQPTVDIDTAHLLNEVSTLKKKNSHLQAKLETVTMESRQEKEKLVLKLFELESLSMNSQKYELEKKLIETGTPSPIESRRISGSNHTPSLTRRDSIEEEMADLPAESKVQMLKLRQLRVHSEQSRSMLQSLMAERDQLERKVEELNTLIDKRALGDLEKSVEEKDYKLQLARENITKLEKELAMASVSEQSAMEVRNKEMMKELERLREVQSNYDELVADQNQSRQYREEHELLARSLQKAKDDKSKAEKRYKDGKTRLRSLAKELSNAVELIQNYQSQCMHLQDQLDRTGQDMQRVRTMSASYRTKLEMAEVEHSSHGKSELVEKDGPGIEAYGKVCKEKDGLQETVDALSKTISEQQEQMWKLKSEREELTKQLEELTKELQVSKEQLTNEEIAVVGFKGELETVKSANSSLVLDNKKLVEQIQTLQEELDKMKSDVVEFTKSKQELDVIVNGLRESEQKVRTNTDAEMIKLTQELETSQRNCEKLQKTLTDKEKCLEQETVLKQQFERDTTGLKAHTVQLTSQVDSLSKEMAGLSSQHKTTLVEVSTLRQSNIATTEEMTAKMSQVTGQLQEAVKEKQRLTGQLQEAVKEKQRLTGQLQEAAKEKQRLDGELKTLNKTSTGSHSLKMEFEATASQRDSDHRKAISSKNKDIKELEHTVTNLRDEVEAYNATIKSLQRHIEETETREVEHERLKQNFKQLEKALGTSSHDNKALFAILQQTLKELPSYSSQASRSLQDENLRLEEQVNVLSQWNDKQRNEIETLEMTIEKLEDDKVQLLIDIQTKENSAQENSQLKRELKEVEMEVGSLRRQARSELQEELQVKMDTQSQLLAVFNQHNTSLQKQVVDLTSHVQDLGGTLERDKPVSPPPMPDVALAIPRGDVLRQRSLGDLEQENYILKERIGTMEKELMKLQGVSSQFRRRSSSLRAMFSVPVRPINEELQVSVPPELLLPCSLLADYISEFNTLQGDPAESWLESIRSEWFACMAQRTLTPACAQCYISTLSRLSARLMETVINIQDEKGNTALHYAVANGNFPVARQFVGLRCCRTGLMNKAGYTPLMLAAACCVEVGEHRDIMGHLVDRGDINKAADKDQRTALMLAACSGSLEMVSLFLEKGADVNLRDKDGLTALDIAKEAGFTELNGVAGETLQIKI; this is encoded by the exons ATGACATCACGCCACTCCCCCTCGAGGAATTCCCCCCACACAGTCTCACCAGCCTCGTCACCACGCTCACCACACTCGAAACGAAATCGAGGAACTGTGATTGTCGAACAGAGCCTAGTATCCGTCAAGGCCGATAAAAACGATGACATCTCGTCACGTAAATCCACCGGCTCACTCAGCCATGACAAAGTACACATGTCCTCTCTACATCGGAAGTCAACAGGATCATCGATTAGCGACCACCAGAGAGACTCCCGTTCCTCTGATTCCCCCGTCCGGTCCATCCTGTCCCCCCACTCGAGCTTCCTCCCCATGGAGCACACACAGAGCACAGACTCCCTCACACAGATCTCCCCGCCTGATAGCGTTCACAGTAGTGTGAGCTCTCTACTAGACACCTCCTCCAGCGTATCAAACCTCACCATTGTGACCTCAACCGAAGATCGCATTCTAGATGAACTAAAGAGACAGATAGCACATGGTGCATTGCATATTCAGCAACTCGAGAAAAAAGTTGAAACTATTCCACTACTCACCGTAAAAGTTGATGAACTTGAAAGAGAGAGAGGAAAATTAGCAAACGATTTATTAGACAGTCAAGCGTTTGTGGATTCTATGAAACAACGTCTCTCGCTACTGCACGAACAAAACAATCAGCTGGTGAAGCTAGCCCACTCATCTGGTGGACAATCTGCAGAGTTGCTGCGAAATCGAAACGCACTTGTTGCCAGTCTGGCCCAAATCAAGAAGCTTCAAGAACGCGTGGATAGCATACCCACGCTCAAGTCTCAAGTTAGAACCATGACTGAGGAGAATTCCCATCTCAAGGATAAAGAAGCTGAACTGAGTAGGAAATTTCCTGACCAACTTCCGGAGGGCGTTACAAGAGCAACGTATCAGTCGCTGATTGAAGACAACACTCGATTGACGGAGAATAATCAGAAAATATCTGGTGAGGTTAGGACCGCTCGGGAGCAGCTGGGTACTGTAACTGGTAACCTTGAAAGTGTCAAGAAACGAATGGATAAATTTGAGAGCACACGTTCGATTGTGGTCCCTTTACAACAACGAATCAAACGATTGGAGAAAGAAAAAGATGAGATTTATCAAGAGTATGTTGACGTGAAGTTTCATCATCAACAGCAGCAACCTACTGTCGATATAGATACGGCTCACTTGCTAAACGAAGTATCCACACTCAAGAAGAAAAACAGTCACTTACAGGCTAAACTAGAGACAGTCACGATGGAGTCAAGACAGGAGAAGGAGAAGTTGGTCCTTAAACTATTTGAACTTGAATCTCTAAGTATGAACTCTCAAAAGTACGAACTTGAAAAGAAACTTATTGAAACTGGCACCCCTAGCCCGATTGAAAGTCGGCGAATCAGCGGTtcaaaccacaccccctccctaACGAGACGAGATAGCATCGAAGAAGAAATGGCAGACCTACCTGCAGAGTCCAAAGTTCAGATGCTCAAACTGCGACAGTTGCGAGTGCACAGTGAACAGTCACGAAGCATGCTACAATCATTGATGGCCGAGAGAGACCAACTAGAGCGTAAAGTCGAGGAACTAAACACTCTCATTGACAAGAGGGCCCTCGGAGATCTAGAAAAATCCGTCGAAGAGAAAGATTACAAATTGCAGCTGGCCAGAGAGAACATCACGAAGCTCGAGAAGGAGCTAGCTATGGCTAGTGTTTCAGAACAGTCCGCTATGGAGGTTAGAAATAAGGAGATGATGAAAGAACTGGAACGATTGAGAGAAGTCCAATCAAATTACGACGAACTAGTAGCCGATCAAAACCAATCGAGACAGTATCGAGAAGAGCACGAGTTGTTAGCGCGCTCACTACAGAAGGCCAAAGATGATAAATCAAAAGCGGAGAAACGCTACAAAGATGGAAAAACTCGACTGAGATCTCTAGCCAAAGAGTTATCGAATGCGGTGGAACTGATTCAGAACTATCAGTCGCAGTGTATGCATCTACAAGATCAGCTGGATCGTACTGGTCAGGACATGCAACGTGTTCGCACAATGTCTGCCTCGTACAGAACTAAACTAGAGATGGCAGAAGTTGAGCATTCCTCTCACGGGAAGAGTGAACTTGTTGAAAAAGACGGTCCAGGGATAGAAGCTTATGGCAAAGTTTGCAAAGAAAAGGATGGTCTTCAAGAAACTGTCGATGCACTCAGTAAGACTATTTCCGAGCAACAAGAACAGATGTGGAAGTTGAAATCTGAGAGAGAAGAATTGACAAAACAATTGGAAGAGCTCACAAAAGAACTTCAAGTTTCTAAAGAACAACTAACGAATGAGGAAATAGCCGTTGTTGGGTTCAAAGGTGAACTAGAGACTGTCAAGTCAGCAAATTCCAGCCTTGTATTGGACAATAAAAAATTAGTGGAACAAATACAAACGTTGCAAGAAGAGCTTGATAAGATGAAGTCTGATGTTGTAGAGTTCACTAAATCCAAGCAAGAACTAGATGTTATTGTCAATGGTTTGAGAGAGTCAGAACAGAAAGTTCGAACTAACACTGATGCTGAGATGATCAAACTAACTCAAGAGCTGGAGACAAGTCAAAGAAATTGTGAAAAACTGCAAAAAACACTCACAGACAAAGAAAAGTGTTTGGAACAAGAAACTGTTTTGAAACAACAATTTGAACGTGATACCACAGGACTTAAAGCCCACACTGTTCAATTAACTTCTCAAGTCGATTCTTTAAGCAAAGAAATGGCCGGTTTGTCCTCACAACACAAGACTACTCTAGTGGAAGTGAGTACTCTCAGACAATCTAACATTGCCACTACTGAAGAAATGACGGCAAAGATGTCTCAAGTAACAGGCCAGCTTCAGGAGGCAGTAAAAGAGAAGCAAAGGTTAACAGGCCAGCTTCAGGAGGCAGTAAAGGAGAAGCAAAGGCTAACGGGCCAGCTTCAGGAGGCAGCAAAGGAGAAGCAAAGGCTTGACGGGGAACTAAAAACACTGAATAAAACGTCTACCGGATCTCATTCTCTTAAAATGGAGTTTGAAGCAACTGCCAGTCAGAGAGACAGTGATCACCGGAAAGCCATCAGCAGCAAGAACAAGGATATCAAAGAGCTGGAACATACAGTGACCAATCTCAGAGATGAAGTGGAAGCATACAACGCCACCATTAAGAGCTTACAGCGTCACATTGAAGAGACTGAAACTCGGGAAGTTGAACACGAACGGTTGAAACAAAATTTCAAACAGTTGGAGAAAGCATTGGGCACTTCCTCACATGACAATAAAGCACTATTTGCCATTCTTCAACAGACACTTAAAGAGTTGCCTAGTTACTCGAGTCAAGCTTCTCGTTCTTTACAAGATGAGAACCTACGTTTAGAAGAACAGGTAAATGTGCTGAGTCAGTGGAACGACAAGCAACGCAACGAAATTGAAACTCTAGAAATGACGATCGAGAAATTGGAAGATGATAAAGTTCAACTACTCATCGATATTCAAACTAAGGAAAATTCCGCTCAAGAAAATTCTCAACTTAAAAGAGAATTGAAAGAAGTTGAAATGGAAGTTGGTAGTCTGAGAAGACAGGCTCGCTCAGAGCTGCAAGAAGAACTGCAAGTTAAAATGGACACACAGTCCCAGCTACTAGCTGTGTTCAACCAGCACAACACCTCGCTGCAGAAACAAGTGGTTGACCTTACATCACATGTACAAGATTTAGGCGGCACTTTAGAACGGGATAAACCTGTTTCCCCACCCCCCATGCCGGACGTGGCCCTGGCTATCCCGCGAGGGGACGTTCTGCGTCAGCGATCACTCGGTGATTTAGAGCAAGAGAACTATATCTTGAAGGAGAGGATTGGAACGATGGAGAAAGAATTGATGAAGTTGCAGGGAGTCTCGTCGCAGTTTAGACGAAGGAGCTCTAGCCTCAGGGCAATGTTCTCTGTGCCTGTTCGACCAATCAACGAAGAGCTACAAGTCAG TGTGCCCCCTGAGTTGCTGCTACCGTGCTCTCTATTGGCTGACTACATCAGCGAGTTCAACACCTTACAAGGAGATCCcgca GAGAGTTGGTTGGAGAGCATCAGGAGTGAGtggtttgcatgcatggcacaGCGAACCTTGACCCCAGCCTGCGCCCAGTGCTACATCTCGACCCTCTCCAGACTATCTGCCAGACTAATGGAGACTGTCATCAATATACAGGACGAGAAg GGcaacactgcactgcactatgCCGTTGCTAATGGCAACTTCCCTGTGGCTAGACAGTTTGTTGGACTGCGCTGCTGCAGAACTGGGCTAATGAACAAg gctgGCTACACTCCACTGATGCTGGCAGCtgcttgttgtgtggaggtggGTGAACACAGAGATATCATGGGACACCTGGTGGACAGGGGGGACATAAACAAGGCAGCTGACAAG